GTGTAAAGGGCTGAAACCGGTAATTGGCAGTGCGCCTGTCATTCTCATTCTCGGCAGTTTCCCTGGCGAAACGTCCCTTGCCGCCCTCAGGTACTATGCTCACCCGCAGAACCAGTTCTGGCAGATAACAGAACATCTCTTTAGCGTTGACCGTCACCAGGACTATGCACAGCGCACCGGGGAGCTGGTCCGGCGCGGCATTGCCCTCTGGGACGTCATTTCCTCCTGCAGGAGGGAAGGGAGCGCCGACCACAGGATCAGGGACCCGGTTTTTAATCCCATAGAACGCCTGCTCACATCCCACCCGACAATCCGCGCCGTTGCATTCAACGGGGCTGCCGCTGCACGGTATGGGGCAGGGATCCGGCTCCTGGAATGCATCTGCCGGATTCCGTTGCCATCCACGAGCCCGGCAAACACAAGGTTTACCCTTGCAGAAAAGGCGGGATACTGGGAAGTGCTCAGGGAATTCCTCTGAATAACGAGAGAGAACATCGGAGCAATAAATAAAAAAAAGTCTACCGTTCCAGCCTGAACTTCAGGAATATGACATGGTAGATCGCATAGAACCCGACGAGCACCGCGGCGCTGTAACCGAGGATTGCGAGCCAGAACACTTCGTTTGGCAGGGTCAGGGAGGAAGAGATCAGGACAAGCGATGAACCGACCACGAGCGCTGCCACGACCAGCCCGATCATCAGCTTGTCGCTCGCACGGTCAAGTGCCATCTGGAGCTTCTGGATATCGGTATCGACGACTTCGAGCCTGACGGTACCGGTGGATAGGCGTTTTAACATCAGGTTCACGTTGCGCGGCAGGTCAAACATCCCGTCGACCGCCTCCATCATCGAGTTGGACGCCCGTTTCAGGTACGCGGCGGAAAGGTTGTTGGTGTC
Above is a genomic segment from Methanoregula sp. containing:
- a CDS encoding DNA-deoxyinosine glycosylase translates to MAPPSSGTGSLRCKGLKPVIGSAPVILILGSFPGETSLAALRYYAHPQNQFWQITEHLFSVDRHQDYAQRTGELVRRGIALWDVISSCRREGSADHRIRDPVFNPIERLLTSHPTIRAVAFNGAAAARYGAGIRLLECICRIPLPSTSPANTRFTLAEKAGYWEVLREFL